A single window of [Clostridium] hylemonae DSM 15053 DNA harbors:
- a CDS encoding phosphoribosyltransferase, with amino-acid sequence MDVKLQDLRSERNPKARIKIMHGHFARSHSHVNTYIDISTVKCRCNNARETARVLAEPYLSSTQIDTIVCLDGMETVGAFLAELLMEPGNISVNGGKNISVVAPEMNQLGQMMFRDNTKRMIGGAHVLILAGSVNTGRTMMQAIDTVVYYGGNVCGVCAVFSAASKVAGIDIHAIFTTREIPGYQVYPGHDCPLCRQGVKVDAIVNSYGYSGL; translated from the coding sequence ATGGATGTTAAGTTACAGGATCTGCGTTCTGAGAGAAACCCGAAGGCAAGGATAAAGATCATGCACGGACACTTCGCGAGAAGTCATTCTCACGTGAATACCTACATAGACATATCTACAGTCAAATGCCGGTGCAACAACGCGAGGGAGACGGCCCGGGTGCTGGCGGAACCGTATCTGTCATCCACGCAGATCGACACGATCGTCTGTCTGGACGGCATGGAGACGGTCGGGGCGTTTCTGGCGGAACTGCTGATGGAGCCGGGAAATATATCTGTCAACGGCGGGAAAAACATATCCGTCGTTGCTCCGGAGATGAACCAGCTTGGCCAGATGATGTTCCGGGACAACACGAAGCGGATGATAGGCGGAGCGCATGTGCTGATCCTGGCCGGTTCTGTCAATACGGGCAGGACGATGATGCAGGCCATAGACACGGTTGTCTATTACGGGGGAAATGTATGTGGCGTGTGCGCGGTGTTCAGCGCCGCTTCAAAGGTTGCCGGAATTGATATCCATGCGATCTTTACCACAAGAGAAATTCCGGGATACCAGGTGTATCCGGGACATGACTGTCCGCTTTGCAGACAGGGAGTCAAGGTCGATGCGATAGTGAACAGCTACGGATATTCCGGCCTGTGA
- the spoIIP gene encoding stage II sporulation protein P has protein sequence MIIAVPVCILAVYAGMHTHVDPAGKVKYELSEMLMEEAQQIYLPGFAYTQGSRGSSFRDWLTTAAMNMMPLGTYVEGKSDIHTDVEDKKTYEMILAQQANDENAVDENGRLIQNDEKDAQNEEAVQTSGTKIDTSMEKLKSFEYLVGNFYVIDGGTMTSADELNAEKLMAKDMKIDQKSDGPKVLIYHTHSQEAFADSKDGDTSTTIMGMGDYLSKLLSDKYGIQTMHHEGVYDLVDGKLDRSKAYQLAEPEIQKILEDNPSIEVVIDLHRDGVAEGTHLVTEVNGKPTAQIMFFNGLSRTKANGNIDYLKNPYIEDNLAFSLQMQISAANKYPGFTRRIYLRGYRYNMHLKPKTLLIEAGAQTNTVEEMRNAMEVLADTLDNVLTK, from the coding sequence ATGATTATTGCAGTTCCCGTATGCATTCTGGCAGTATATGCCGGAATGCATACGCATGTAGACCCGGCGGGCAAGGTAAAGTATGAACTGAGTGAAATGCTGATGGAAGAAGCGCAGCAGATCTATCTTCCGGGCTTTGCATATACGCAGGGGAGCAGAGGAAGTTCTTTCAGGGACTGGCTGACGACGGCGGCTATGAATATGATGCCTCTCGGGACTTATGTGGAAGGAAAGTCAGACATACATACAGATGTAGAAGATAAGAAGACATATGAAATGATTCTGGCCCAGCAGGCCAACGATGAAAATGCGGTGGATGAAAACGGCAGACTCATACAGAATGATGAGAAAGATGCACAGAATGAGGAGGCCGTTCAGACATCGGGAACGAAGATAGATACTTCTATGGAAAAGTTGAAAAGCTTTGAATATCTCGTCGGCAATTTCTACGTTATTGACGGCGGAACGATGACTTCGGCAGATGAGCTGAACGCCGAGAAGCTGATGGCAAAAGACATGAAGATCGACCAGAAGTCCGACGGCCCGAAAGTCCTCATCTACCACACCCATTCGCAGGAGGCGTTCGCCGATTCCAAGGACGGGGACACGAGCACGACTATCATGGGGATGGGAGACTATCTGTCCAAACTGCTGAGTGACAAGTACGGTATACAGACGATGCACCATGAAGGCGTCTATGATCTCGTGGACGGGAAACTTGACAGGAGCAAGGCGTATCAGCTGGCGGAACCGGAGATACAGAAGATCCTGGAGGATAATCCGAGCATCGAGGTCGTCATTGACCTGCACCGCGACGGTGTGGCGGAAGGCACTCATCTTGTGACGGAGGTGAACGGAAAACCGACGGCACAGATCATGTTCTTTAACGGGCTGAGCAGAACAAAGGCCAACGGGAACATAGACTACTTAAAGAATCCATACATAGAGGATAATCTTGCATTTTCGCTTCAGATGCAGATTTCCGCCGCAAATAAATATCCCGGATTCACGAGAAGAATATACCTGAGAGGCTACCGGTATAATATGCACCTGAAGCCGAAGACGCTGCTCATAGAAGCGGGGGCGCAGACGAACACGGTAGAAGAGATGAGAAATGCGATGGAAGTCCTTGCAGACACACTAGATAATGTGCTGACAAAGTAA
- a CDS encoding response regulator transcription factor, whose product MKKILIIDDDMYIGNMLDELLTREGYFTGRAYSGTEALLLLSREKPDLILLDLMLPGLSGEEILPELEGIPVIIMSAKTSVDDKVTLLLGGAADYITKPFDTKELLARIAVQLRSTAVTSAAHSLVFDDITVDTASHTVHVHGLPVRMTRTEYAILKLLMQNPSQVCTKSVILEHISEDTPDCTESSLKVHVSNMRKKLQDAGRKDYIESVWGIGFKMKEN is encoded by the coding sequence ATAAAAAAAATTCTGATCATCGACGATGATATGTATATAGGAAATATGCTGGATGAACTTCTCACCAGAGAAGGATACTTTACAGGCCGCGCCTATTCAGGCACCGAGGCGCTGCTGCTTCTGTCCCGCGAAAAGCCCGACCTTATTTTACTTGACCTGATGCTGCCCGGCTTAAGCGGAGAGGAAATACTGCCGGAATTAGAGGGAATCCCCGTGATAATCATGAGCGCCAAAACAAGTGTGGACGACAAAGTCACGCTTCTGCTCGGCGGCGCTGCCGATTATATCACCAAACCTTTTGACACAAAGGAACTACTGGCAAGAATTGCCGTACAACTGAGAAGTACCGCCGTTACAAGCGCGGCGCACAGTCTTGTATTTGACGATATAACGGTGGATACGGCATCTCACACCGTCCATGTACACGGTCTTCCGGTCAGGATGACAAGAACTGAATATGCCATATTGAAACTGCTCATGCAGAATCCTTCACAAGTGTGCACGAAATCCGTGATACTGGAACATATCAGTGAAGACACGCCCGACTGCACCGAAAGCTCCCTTAAGGTCCACGTGAGCAATATGAGAAAAAAACTACAGGATGCCGGCCGGAAAGATTACATCGAATCTGTATGGGGAATTGGTTTTAAAATGAAAGAAAACTGA
- a CDS encoding sensor histidine kinase — translation MAILLCALTGMLIITVILLFIKIRILQKSAGEISKALADRLETETNTLIDLSSRDPYMSALAETINVQLRKLREERQRFQQGDRNIKEAITNISHDIRTPLTAICGYLELLEREEMSEEVRRCLCIIQDRADVLNRLAEELFCYSVTTSAPFQQKREAVSLNSILAESISAYYAVLKGSRITPDIHLPESAVMRSLDKNALYRIFGNIIGNAVKYSDGDLTIKLDENGGIVFSNHAPKLNELQAGRLLDRYYTVEAASRSTGLGLSIAKTLTEQMGGSIRTSYAAGTLSILLHFP, via the coding sequence ATGGCAATCCTGTTATGTGCCCTCACCGGCATGTTGATCATCACCGTTATTTTACTTTTCATCAAAATACGCATACTGCAGAAGTCAGCAGGGGAAATAAGCAAAGCGCTGGCGGACCGGCTGGAAACTGAAACGAATACTCTTATCGACCTCTCAAGCCGCGACCCGTATATGAGCGCGCTTGCCGAAACCATCAATGTGCAGCTTCGGAAACTCAGAGAGGAACGGCAGCGTTTCCAGCAGGGTGACAGAAATATAAAAGAGGCCATAACAAACATATCCCACGATATCAGAACGCCGCTCACCGCCATATGCGGGTATCTGGAACTGCTGGAACGAGAAGAGATGTCTGAAGAAGTCCGGCGTTGTCTCTGCATTATCCAGGACCGCGCCGATGTGCTGAACAGGCTGGCGGAAGAACTCTTCTGTTATTCCGTCACCACTTCAGCTCCGTTTCAGCAGAAAAGAGAAGCCGTATCACTGAACAGTATTCTTGCAGAAAGTATCTCTGCATACTATGCAGTGCTCAAAGGCAGCCGCATCACACCAGATATCCATCTTCCAGAATCCGCTGTCATGCGCAGTCTCGACAAGAATGCGCTGTATCGTATATTCGGCAACATTATAGGCAATGCCGTCAAATACAGTGACGGAGATCTAACGATCAAGTTAGACGAAAACGGCGGGATCGTCTTTTCTAATCACGCCCCAAAGCTGAACGAATTACAGGCCGGCAGGCTGCTCGACCGATATTATACGGTAGAGGCCGCAAGCAGGTCAACCGGCCTCGGGCTGTCCATCGCCAAGACACTGACCGAACAGATGGGAGGCAGCATAAGGACATCATATGCCGCCGGCACACTCAGCATCCTTCTGCACTTTCCCTAA
- the ilvC gene encoding ketol-acid reductoisomerase, which yields MSAKIYYQEDCNLSLLEGKTIAVIGYGSQGHAHALNLKESGCNVIIGLYEGSRSWAKAESQGFEVFTAAEAAKKADIIMILINDEKQAAMYKKDIEPNLEEGNMLMFAHGFAIHFGQIVAPKNVDVTMIAPKGPGHTVRSEYQAGKGVPCLVAVEQDASGKALDKALAYALGIGGARAGVLETTFRTETETDLFGEQAVLCGGVCALMQAGFETLCEAGYDARNAYFECIHEMKLIVDLIYQSGFEGMRYSISNTAEYGDYITGPKIITEDTKKAMKKILSDIQDGTFAKDWLTENSCGAPHFRAMRKLAAEHPSEKIGAEIRKLYSWSDEDKLINN from the coding sequence ATGTCAGCAAAAATTTATTATCAGGAAGACTGTAATTTATCTTTATTGGAAGGAAAGACGATCGCCGTTATCGGTTACGGAAGCCAGGGACATGCACATGCCCTTAACTTAAAAGAGTCAGGCTGCAACGTTATCATCGGTCTTTACGAAGGAAGCAGATCATGGGCCAAGGCCGAGTCACAGGGATTTGAAGTATTTACGGCGGCAGAGGCAGCAAAGAAAGCAGATATCATCATGATCCTTATCAATGATGAGAAGCAGGCTGCAATGTACAAAAAAGACATCGAGCCGAACCTGGAAGAGGGCAATATGCTTATGTTTGCACACGGCTTTGCCATTCATTTCGGGCAGATCGTAGCGCCGAAGAATGTAGACGTGACAATGATCGCTCCAAAAGGACCGGGACATACGGTAAGAAGCGAATACCAGGCAGGAAAAGGAGTTCCTTGTCTCGTTGCCGTTGAGCAGGACGCATCCGGCAAGGCGCTTGACAAAGCACTTGCATATGCACTCGGGATCGGCGGAGCAAGAGCGGGAGTGCTTGAGACTACGTTCAGAACAGAGACAGAGACAGACCTCTTCGGAGAGCAGGCAGTGCTGTGCGGCGGTGTATGCGCGCTTATGCAGGCAGGCTTCGAGACACTGTGCGAGGCCGGATATGATGCGAGAAACGCATACTTTGAGTGTATCCACGAGATGAAGCTGATCGTAGACTTGATCTATCAGTCAGGATTTGAAGGAATGAGATACTCCATCTCTAACACGGCAGAGTACGGTGATTACATAACAGGACCGAAGATCATCACGGAAGATACAAAGAAAGCCATGAAGAAAATCTTAAGCGATATCCAGGACGGAACATTCGCTAAAGACTGGCTGACAGAGAACTCCTGCGGTGCGCCACACTTCAGGGCGATGAGAAAACTTGCTGCAGAACATCCGTCAGAGAAGATCGGCGCAGAGATCCGTAAGCTTTACAGCTGGAGCGATGAAGATAAGCTGATCAATAATTAA
- the rpsT gene encoding 30S ribosomal protein S20, whose protein sequence is MANIKSAKKRILVNETKAARNKSIKSKVKTCVKKVETAVANKDAAVAADALKTAIREINKAGSKGVYHKNTCARKISRLTKAVNEIA, encoded by the coding sequence TTGGCTAATATCAAATCTGCAAAGAAAAGAATTTTAGTAAACGAAACAAAAGCTGCTAGAAATAAGTCAATCAAATCTAAAGTTAAAACTTGCGTAAAGAAAGTTGAGACTGCTGTTGCAAATAAAGATGCTGCTGTTGCTGCAGACGCTCTTAAGACTGCGATCAGAGAAATCAACAAAGCCGGCAGCAAGGGTGTATATCACAAAAACACCTGCGCAAGAAAGATTTCCCGTTTGACAAAAGCTGTAAACGAGATTGCTTAA
- a CDS encoding ABC transporter ATP-binding protein — MDYVLTTDSLCKHYRHFKALDHLTMHVPKGSIYGFIGKNGAGKTTLIRLICGLQHCTAGGYRLYGTDNTDKAVFRSRRRIGAVIETPSIYSDMTAEDNLQEQYRTLGLPSFDDIPALLKLVGLEGTGRKKAKNFSLGMRQRLGIAVALAGSPDFLVLDEPVNGLDPQGIIEMRELILKLNREHQITVLISSHMLDELSRLATHYGFIDRGRMVKEMSARELDAACRKCTRFKVTDITALTRVAERMHMEYQILSDSCADIFSTVDITAFVLALAKENCRTVSVSQHDETLESYYVSLLGGEGNE; from the coding sequence ATGGACTATGTTTTAACAACAGATTCATTATGCAAACATTACAGACATTTTAAAGCGCTGGATCATTTGACCATGCATGTCCCGAAAGGTTCCATTTACGGTTTTATAGGAAAAAACGGCGCAGGCAAGACAACTCTCATCCGGCTCATATGCGGGCTGCAGCATTGCACTGCCGGGGGATACAGACTGTACGGCACAGACAATACGGACAAAGCGGTCTTCAGATCACGAAGAAGAATCGGCGCTGTCATCGAGACCCCGTCTATTTATTCAGACATGACCGCCGAAGATAATCTGCAAGAACAGTACCGTACACTCGGTCTGCCGTCCTTCGACGATATTCCGGCGCTTTTAAAACTGGTCGGTCTGGAGGGCACCGGCAGAAAAAAGGCAAAGAACTTTTCTCTCGGCATGCGTCAAAGGCTTGGCATTGCGGTAGCGCTTGCCGGAAGCCCGGACTTTCTCGTACTGGATGAGCCGGTCAACGGACTGGATCCACAGGGCATCATTGAGATGCGCGAACTCATTTTAAAGCTGAACCGTGAACACCAGATCACCGTCCTCATATCGAGCCACATGCTCGATGAACTGTCCCGCCTTGCGACCCATTACGGCTTCATTGACCGGGGACGTATGGTTAAAGAGATGAGCGCCCGGGAACTGGATGCCGCGTGCAGAAAATGTACACGGTTTAAGGTCACTGATATAACTGCGCTCACACGCGTGGCGGAGCGTATGCATATGGAATATCAGATCCTGTCAGATTCATGCGCGGACATCTTTTCCACTGTCGATATCACCGCTTTCGTGCTGGCGCTTGCCAAAGAGAACTGCCGGACAGTATCTGTCAGCCAGCACGATGAAACACTGGAAAGTTATTATGTAAGCCTGCTGGGAGGTGAAGGAAATGAATAG
- a CDS encoding phosphoribosyltransferase yields MDSRFTDLRSARNPKARIKIMKGHFATSNSHLNTYIDMSTVKTRHNNSREAAKELANEYLTNTMVNTIVCLDETEVIGTFMAEHLADSSNLSLSAGNNISVITPEFDTLGQIMFRDNKQRMIQNQQVIILAASVTTGKTIHRAIDSILYYGGTVCGICSIFSAVSKIAGMEIKTIFTSKDLPDYRAYDAGDCPLCREGKRVEALVNSYGYSKL; encoded by the coding sequence ATGGATTCAAGATTTACAGACCTTCGTTCTGCCAGGAACCCAAAAGCGCGTATTAAGATCATGAAAGGACATTTTGCCACGAGCAATTCCCACTTGAATACGTACATCGATATGTCGACAGTCAAGACGAGACATAACAATTCAAGGGAAGCGGCTAAGGAGCTGGCAAATGAGTATCTGACCAACACAATGGTGAATACGATCGTATGTCTCGATGAGACGGAGGTGATCGGTACGTTCATGGCAGAACATCTCGCGGACAGCAGCAATCTGTCGCTGAGCGCGGGAAACAATATCTCAGTTATAACGCCGGAGTTTGACACATTGGGGCAGATCATGTTCCGCGACAACAAGCAGCGCATGATCCAGAATCAGCAGGTGATCATACTGGCGGCTTCCGTCACGACCGGGAAGACGATCCACAGGGCGATCGACTCCATATTGTACTATGGCGGCACCGTGTGCGGGATATGTTCCATATTCAGCGCGGTGAGCAAGATAGCAGGAATGGAGATCAAGACGATATTCACAAGCAAGGATCTTCCGGATTACCGGGCGTATGACGCAGGTGACTGTCCGCTCTGCAGGGAAGGAAAGCGGGTAGAGGCGCTGGTGAACAGCTACGGTTACTCCAAGCTGTAG
- the ilvN gene encoding acetolactate synthase small subunit, producing MQRVYSLLVDNNPGVLSRIAGLFSRRGYSIDSITAGVTADPRFTRITIVASGDELILSQIEKQVRKLEDVIEIKVLKPEDSVYRELIMVKILANPAQRAEIVSLADIFRAKIVDVEKESLMVELTGTQSKLEAFLNLLDGYEILELARTGITGLSRGIKDVTIIE from the coding sequence ATGCAGAGAGTATATTCATTACTGGTAGATAATAATCCTGGCGTACTGAGCCGGATCGCCGGATTGTTCAGCAGGCGCGGCTACAGTATCGACAGCATCACAGCGGGCGTCACCGCGGATCCAAGATTTACAAGGATCACCATAGTGGCAAGCGGGGATGAACTGATCCTGTCTCAGATCGAGAAACAGGTGAGAAAGCTTGAAGACGTGATCGAGATAAAGGTGCTGAAGCCGGAAGATTCTGTTTACCGTGAGCTTATCATGGTAAAGATACTTGCCAATCCCGCACAGCGGGCGGAGATCGTGTCACTGGCGGACATTTTCAGGGCGAAGATAGTGGATGTGGAAAAGGAGTCCCTCATGGTAGAACTGACCGGGACACAGTCCAAGCTGGAAGCCTTTCTAAATCTGCTGGACGGATACGAGATACTGGAACTTGCCAGAACGGGCATAACCGGACTCTCACGCGGTATCAAGGACGTTACGATCATAGAGTAG
- a CDS encoding DNA gyrase/topoisomerase IV subunit B, with protein MAKKNTYDADSISILEGLEAVRKRPGMYIGSVSTKGLNHLIYEIVDNAVDEHLAGCCDEIRVTLEKDGSATVSDNGRGVPVGLHAKGVSAERIVYTTLHAGGKFDDSSYKTSGGLHGVGSSVVNALSAYMDVQVSREGYIHHDRYERGKPVIELEDGLLPKTGKTKKTGTKINFLPDDTIFEKTRFRADEVKSRMHETAYLNPTLTIIFEDLRGETPERIVYHEPDGILGFIKELNQKNEAVHEPVYFKGVAEGIEVEAAFQYVNEFHENVLGFCNNIYNAEGGTHLTGFKTTFTTVMNQYARELGILKEKDANFTGADIRNGMTAIVSIKHPDPRFEGQTKTKLDNPDAAKAVSKVTNDEITRYFDRNLDNLKKVIACAEKAAKIRKTEEKAKTNLLTKQKYSFDSNGKLANCESRDASRCEIFIVEGDSAGGSAKTARDRMFQAILPIRGKILNVEKASIDKILANAEIKTMINAFGCGFSEGYGNDFDISGLRYDKIIIMADADVDGAHISTLLLTLFYRFMPELIYEGHVYVAMPPLYKAIPKKGEEEYLYDDKALERYRRKHDGPFTLQRYKGLGEMDAQQLWETTLNPETRLLKRIEIEDARMASGVTEMLMGTEVPPRRTFIYENATEAELDI; from the coding sequence ATGGCAAAGAAAAATACATATGATGCTGACAGTATATCTATATTGGAGGGGCTGGAGGCAGTACGGAAAAGACCAGGTATGTATATCGGAAGTGTTTCCACAAAGGGCCTGAACCACCTGATCTACGAGATCGTAGATAACGCGGTGGATGAGCATCTGGCAGGGTGCTGTGATGAGATACGCGTGACACTGGAAAAAGACGGATCTGCCACCGTATCCGACAACGGGCGCGGTGTCCCGGTAGGACTCCACGCAAAAGGAGTGTCGGCAGAACGTATCGTATATACCACGCTTCATGCAGGAGGCAAGTTTGACGACTCATCGTACAAAACGAGCGGAGGTCTGCATGGAGTGGGGTCTTCTGTAGTAAACGCTCTCTCTGCCTATATGGACGTGCAGGTAAGCAGGGAAGGGTATATCCACCATGACCGCTATGAGCGCGGCAAACCGGTCATAGAACTCGAGGACGGTCTTCTTCCGAAGACCGGAAAGACAAAAAAAACCGGTACAAAGATCAATTTCCTTCCCGATGACACCATATTTGAGAAGACCAGATTCCGGGCGGATGAAGTCAAGAGCAGGATGCACGAGACAGCCTATCTGAACCCGACGCTTACGATCATCTTTGAAGATCTGCGCGGGGAGACGCCCGAGCGTATCGTATACCATGAGCCGGACGGGATACTCGGCTTCATAAAAGAACTGAACCAGAAGAATGAAGCGGTCCATGAACCGGTATATTTTAAGGGAGTCGCCGAGGGGATCGAAGTGGAGGCGGCCTTCCAGTATGTGAATGAGTTTCATGAAAATGTGCTCGGCTTCTGCAACAATATCTATAATGCCGAGGGAGGCACCCATCTGACCGGGTTTAAGACGACATTCACGACGGTCATGAACCAGTATGCGAGAGAACTCGGAATACTGAAAGAGAAGGACGCCAACTTTACGGGCGCGGATATACGCAACGGCATGACGGCCATCGTCTCCATCAAGCACCCGGATCCGAGATTTGAGGGTCAGACAAAGACGAAGCTGGACAACCCTGACGCAGCCAAGGCGGTCAGCAAAGTGACGAACGATGAGATCACGAGATATTTTGACCGGAATCTGGACAACCTGAAAAAGGTCATCGCGTGCGCGGAGAAAGCGGCAAAAATAAGAAAGACAGAGGAGAAGGCCAAGACCAATCTGCTGACAAAGCAGAAATATTCCTTCGACAGCAACGGAAAGCTTGCCAACTGCGAGAGCCGGGATGCCTCCAGGTGTGAGATCTTTATCGTGGAGGGAGACTCTGCCGGCGGCTCCGCCAAGACGGCGCGTGACCGGATGTTCCAGGCGATCCTCCCTATCCGGGGGAAAATACTCAACGTGGAGAAGGCCAGTATCGACAAAATACTTGCCAATGCGGAGATCAAAACGATGATCAACGCATTCGGCTGCGGTTTCTCGGAAGGATACGGCAACGACTTTGACATCAGCGGCCTGCGCTATGATAAGATCATCATTATGGCGGACGCGGATGTGGACGGGGCTCATATCTCTACGCTGCTTTTGACCTTGTTCTACCGGTTCATGCCGGAGCTTATCTATGAGGGACATGTATATGTTGCCATGCCGCCTCTTTATAAGGCCATACCGAAAAAAGGGGAAGAGGAGTACCTGTACGACGACAAGGCGCTGGAACGCTACCGCAGAAAACACGACGGTCCGTTTACGCTGCAGCGGTACAAAGGCCTCGGGGAAATGGATGCGCAGCAGCTCTGGGAGACGACCCTGAATCCAGAGACGCGGCTGCTGAAACGGATAGAGATAGAAGATGCCAGGATGGCGTCCGGCGTTACCGAGATGCTGATGGGGACGGAAGTTCCTCCGAGAAGAACATTTATCTACGAAAATGCCACTGAGGCAGAACTGGATATATAA
- the gpr gene encoding GPR endopeptidase produces MIEKYSIRTDLALEQKERFESDNVEVQGVVLEESYDEEREIRITTVKIETEKGAKTMGKPVGTYITMEAPNMAVPDEGYHEEVSKELMKFLQRFLDKDKKDYSVLVVGLGNRMVTPDALGPYVADNLNITRHIVKEYGKYAMGEEEVHLVSSIVPGVMAQTGMETVEIIRGVVKETEPDIIIAVDALAARSSKRLNRTIQIADTGINPGSGVGNHRNAITEETVGVPVIAIGVPTVVDAATIVNDTMENLIAALETSETLRGVGVVMQGYNAAEKYELVKELISPHLNGMFVTPKDIDETVKRISFTISEALNMLFA; encoded by the coding sequence ATGATTGAGAAGTATAGCATCAGAACAGACCTGGCATTGGAACAGAAAGAACGTTTCGAGTCAGACAATGTTGAAGTACAAGGGGTTGTATTAGAAGAAAGCTACGATGAGGAACGTGAGATAAGGATCACCACGGTCAAGATCGAGACAGAGAAAGGCGCCAAGACGATGGGCAAGCCTGTCGGAACTTATATTACCATGGAGGCGCCAAACATGGCGGTGCCGGACGAAGGATATCATGAAGAGGTGTCAAAAGAACTCATGAAATTTCTTCAGAGATTTCTGGACAAAGACAAAAAAGATTATTCTGTACTCGTCGTAGGTCTCGGCAACCGCATGGTGACGCCGGACGCGCTCGGCCCTTATGTGGCTGATAATCTTAACATTACAAGGCATATCGTAAAAGAATACGGAAAGTATGCCATGGGGGAAGAGGAAGTACATCTGGTCAGTTCCATTGTGCCGGGAGTCATGGCCCAGACCGGTATGGAGACCGTGGAGATCATCCGCGGCGTAGTGAAAGAGACAGAGCCGGATATCATCATCGCTGTCGACGCGCTTGCCGCCAGAAGCTCCAAACGTCTCAACCGTACGATTCAGATCGCGGATACGGGGATCAATCCAGGGTCCGGGGTCGGCAATCACCGGAACGCGATCACGGAGGAGACAGTCGGCGTTCCGGTCATAGCGATCGGTGTCCCGACTGTGGTGGACGCGGCCACGATCGTAAACGACACGATGGAGAATCTTATCGCCGCGCTGGAGACATCCGAGACACTCCGGGGCGTGGGCGTCGTGATGCAGGGCTACAATGCGGCGGAAAAGTATGAGCTTGTGAAGGAACTGATATCGCCTCATTTAAATGGAATGTTTGTGACGCCAAAGGATATTGATGAGACGGTGAAGCGGATAAGCTTTACCATCTCAGAAGCGCTGAATATGCTGTTTGCATAG
- a CDS encoding ABC transporter permease subunit encodes MNRLLNANFTRLKKNKVFWGGMIFMAAYGVFIMFGNYMDSKRYGDPIPVDSVFFSYTIMIGIVSAVFCCLFLGTEYSEGTIRNKLMIGHTRGRIYAANLLVCIAAGIFMTLSFIAAAGAVGFPLLGFFKSELRIVLAVLLGSLVMVTALSSVFTFLSMMIQNKAAAAVTVLLTIFILLFAAIYMNSRLSSPEMYEGYTYIDESGNMVEQEAQPNQAYVSGTTRKVYKALMDILPTGQSLQYASMSGAHLWQMPVYSVIITIAASGAGIIVFRRKDIK; translated from the coding sequence ATGAATAGACTGCTTAATGCCAATTTTACACGTCTTAAAAAAAACAAAGTATTCTGGGGCGGCATGATCTTTATGGCTGCATACGGCGTATTTATCATGTTTGGAAATTACATGGATTCCAAAAGATACGGTGATCCGATTCCTGTCGATTCTGTATTTTTCTCTTATACGATCATGATCGGGATCGTATCTGCCGTATTCTGCTGTCTGTTTCTCGGCACCGAATACAGTGAAGGCACTATCCGCAATAAACTGATGATCGGTCATACACGCGGACGGATATATGCCGCAAACCTGCTTGTATGTATAGCCGCGGGTATTTTTATGACGCTGTCTTTCATCGCGGCAGCGGGAGCCGTCGGATTTCCCTTACTCGGTTTTTTTAAATCTGAACTCCGGATCGTACTGGCTGTCCTTTTGGGAAGTCTCGTTATGGTAACTGCCCTGTCTTCTGTCTTCACGTTCCTCAGTATGATGATCCAGAATAAGGCGGCCGCCGCTGTAACTGTGCTGCTGACGATCTTCATCCTCCTGTTTGCCGCAATTTACATGAACTCACGCCTTTCTTCACCTGAAATGTACGAAGGTTATACGTACATCGATGAGTCCGGTAATATGGTAGAGCAGGAAGCACAGCCGAATCAGGCCTACGTATCCGGAACAACGCGCAAAGTATACAAAGCGCTTATGGACATTCTTCCCACCGGCCAGAGCCTGCAGTATGCCTCTATGTCCGGCGCGCATTTGTGGCAGATGCCCGTATATTCTGTTATCATCACTATCGCTGCCTCCGGAGCCGGAATCATAGTATTCCGGCGGAAAGACATCAAGTAA